From a region of the Hemibagrus wyckioides isolate EC202008001 linkage group LG06, SWU_Hwy_1.0, whole genome shotgun sequence genome:
- the LOC131354800 gene encoding sterol 26-hydroxylase, mitochondrial-like isoform X2, whose translation MLYEKQLYGPMFKVRGGEKHKIALNSVELLEELMRKDDKFPTRGDKLWMEYRDMHGLGYGPATAEGEEWYKLRSVLNKRMLHPKDSVKYENVVNEVVTDFIKRICHLRQMSSTGDLIPNMSNELYRFSLEGISRILFETRIGCLENEIPPETQNFINSIAQMFTYTMAVSVLPKWTRNYLPFWRHYARGWDGIFKFASTLIDRKLEDIQKRLDAGQEVAGGYLTYLLSNTNMIKKDVYGSVTELLLAGVDTTSNTMMWALYLLSQDPKAQDTLYQEVNSVIKGDKIPTAEDINRMPYLKAVIKETLRMYPVVPINARLLSEKDVIIGGHFFPKETLFLIHHYAIGHDETIFPEPKVFEPERWLRDGRERPKPFGSIPFGFGVRGCLGKRIAELEMHLALARIIKLFEVKLDPSVGEVKALSRIVLVADKTVNFHFLERTKVTN comes from the exons ATG TTATACGAAAAGCAGCTTTATGGCCCCATGTTCAAAGTAAGAGGTGGCGAAAAGCATAAAATTGCACTGAATAGTGTGGAGCTGCTGGAGGAACTGATGAGGAAAGATGATAAATTCCCTACCAGAGGAGACAAGCTTTGGATGGAATACAGAGATATGCACGGTTTGGGTTATGGTCCTGCCACTGC agaaggagaggaatGGTACAAACTCAGATCCGTGCTGAACAAGCGTATGCTACATCCAAAGGACTCTGTGAAGTATGAGAATGTGGTTAATGAGGTGGTCACAGATTTTATCAAACGGATATGCCACCTACGCCAGATGAGCTCCACTGGAGACCTGATACCCAACATGTCCAATGAGCTGTATCGTTTCAGTCTAGAAG GAATTTCCCGCATATTGTTTGAGACTCGTATTGGCTGTCTTGAAAATGAGATTCCACCAGAGACTCAAAACTTCATCAACTCCATTGCCCAGATGTTCACTTATACTATGGCTGTGAGTGTGTTACCCAAGTGGACTCGCAATTATTTGCCATTCTGGCGGCATTACGCAAGAGGTTGGGACGGAATCTTCAAATTTG CCAGCACTTTAATTGACAGGAAGTTGGAGGACATTCAGAAGCGCCTGGATGCAGGTCAGGAAGTTGCAGGAGGGTATCTCACCTACTTGCTTTCCAACACTAACATGATAAAGAAGGATGTGTACGGCAGTGTTACTGAGCTGCTTCTGGCAGGAGTGGACACA ACATCCAACACTATGATGTGGGCCTTGTACCTGCTGTCACAAGATCCAAAGGCACAGGACACACTGTACCAGGAAGTTAACAGTGTCATCAAGGGGGACAAAATTCCAACAGCTGAGGACATTAACAGAATGCCCTACCTCAAGGCTGTCATCAAAGAGACTCTAAG AATGTACCCAGTTGTTCCCATTAATGCTCGCCTTCTATCAGAAAAAGACGTGATTATTGGAGGACACTTTTTCCCTAAGGag ACCTTGTTTTTAATACATCATTATGCAATCGGTCATGATGAGACGATATTTCCTGAACCAAAAGTCTTCGAGCCTGAGCGTTGGTTAAGGGACGGGAGGGAGCGTCCCAAACCATTCGGCTCCATTCCGTTTGGGTTTGGAGTGAGAGGGTGTCTTGGCAAACGTATTGCTGAACTGGAGATGCACTTGGCTCTGGCAAGG ATTATAAAGCTGTTTGAAGTGAAGTTGGATCCCAGTGTTGGAGAGGTCAAAGCTCTCAGTCGTATTGTGCTTGTGGCAGACAAAACAGTCAATTTTCATTTTCTGGAGCGGACAAAGGTAACCAATTAA
- the LOC131354800 gene encoding sterol 26-hydroxylase, mitochondrial-like isoform X1 gives MAGLLALCRTETKSIHVFLRPLTASLGSQRSAGGNSTASVPSGSIRTEADLPEVTFPTMLYRLVIQGYYNHMHELQLYEKQLYGPMFKVRGGEKHKIALNSVELLEELMRKDDKFPTRGDKLWMEYRDMHGLGYGPATAEGEEWYKLRSVLNKRMLHPKDSVKYENVVNEVVTDFIKRICHLRQMSSTGDLIPNMSNELYRFSLEGISRILFETRIGCLENEIPPETQNFINSIAQMFTYTMAVSVLPKWTRNYLPFWRHYARGWDGIFKFASTLIDRKLEDIQKRLDAGQEVAGGYLTYLLSNTNMIKKDVYGSVTELLLAGVDTTSNTMMWALYLLSQDPKAQDTLYQEVNSVIKGDKIPTAEDINRMPYLKAVIKETLRMYPVVPINARLLSEKDVIIGGHFFPKETLFLIHHYAIGHDETIFPEPKVFEPERWLRDGRERPKPFGSIPFGFGVRGCLGKRIAELEMHLALARIIKLFEVKLDPSVGEVKALSRIVLVADKTVNFHFLERTKVTN, from the exons ATGGCGGGACTTTTGGCTTTGTGTAGGACTGAGACAAAGAGTATTCATGTGTTCCTTCGACCTTTAACAGCAAGTCTGGGCAGTCAGAGAAGTGCAGGAGGAAATTCTACAGCCTCTGTCCCTTCAGGGAGCATCAGGACTGAGGCTGACCTCCCTGAGGTCACTTTTCCCACAATGCTGTACAGGCTGGTCATTCAAGGGTACTACAATCACATGCATGAGCTGCAG TTATACGAAAAGCAGCTTTATGGCCCCATGTTCAAAGTAAGAGGTGGCGAAAAGCATAAAATTGCACTGAATAGTGTGGAGCTGCTGGAGGAACTGATGAGGAAAGATGATAAATTCCCTACCAGAGGAGACAAGCTTTGGATGGAATACAGAGATATGCACGGTTTGGGTTATGGTCCTGCCACTGC agaaggagaggaatGGTACAAACTCAGATCCGTGCTGAACAAGCGTATGCTACATCCAAAGGACTCTGTGAAGTATGAGAATGTGGTTAATGAGGTGGTCACAGATTTTATCAAACGGATATGCCACCTACGCCAGATGAGCTCCACTGGAGACCTGATACCCAACATGTCCAATGAGCTGTATCGTTTCAGTCTAGAAG GAATTTCCCGCATATTGTTTGAGACTCGTATTGGCTGTCTTGAAAATGAGATTCCACCAGAGACTCAAAACTTCATCAACTCCATTGCCCAGATGTTCACTTATACTATGGCTGTGAGTGTGTTACCCAAGTGGACTCGCAATTATTTGCCATTCTGGCGGCATTACGCAAGAGGTTGGGACGGAATCTTCAAATTTG CCAGCACTTTAATTGACAGGAAGTTGGAGGACATTCAGAAGCGCCTGGATGCAGGTCAGGAAGTTGCAGGAGGGTATCTCACCTACTTGCTTTCCAACACTAACATGATAAAGAAGGATGTGTACGGCAGTGTTACTGAGCTGCTTCTGGCAGGAGTGGACACA ACATCCAACACTATGATGTGGGCCTTGTACCTGCTGTCACAAGATCCAAAGGCACAGGACACACTGTACCAGGAAGTTAACAGTGTCATCAAGGGGGACAAAATTCCAACAGCTGAGGACATTAACAGAATGCCCTACCTCAAGGCTGTCATCAAAGAGACTCTAAG AATGTACCCAGTTGTTCCCATTAATGCTCGCCTTCTATCAGAAAAAGACGTGATTATTGGAGGACACTTTTTCCCTAAGGag ACCTTGTTTTTAATACATCATTATGCAATCGGTCATGATGAGACGATATTTCCTGAACCAAAAGTCTTCGAGCCTGAGCGTTGGTTAAGGGACGGGAGGGAGCGTCCCAAACCATTCGGCTCCATTCCGTTTGGGTTTGGAGTGAGAGGGTGTCTTGGCAAACGTATTGCTGAACTGGAGATGCACTTGGCTCTGGCAAGG ATTATAAAGCTGTTTGAAGTGAAGTTGGATCCCAGTGTTGGAGAGGTCAAAGCTCTCAGTCGTATTGTGCTTGTGGCAGACAAAACAGTCAATTTTCATTTTCTGGAGCGGACAAAGGTAACCAATTAA